One part of the Vicia villosa cultivar HV-30 ecotype Madison, WI linkage group LG6, Vvil1.0, whole genome shotgun sequence genome encodes these proteins:
- the LOC131609210 gene encoding transcription factor bHLH62-like → MENQFFSNNNLHFEQSHPTWQSLSLSSEQQQQQNNQDCFYTPTDQCVHQFDSALSSMVSSPAASNSNMSNENFVIRELIGKLGNIGNCSDEISHTLVAANSYINSNNNTSCYNTPLNSPPKLSIQNMSLNSTVAEFSTDPGFAERAAKFSCFGSRSFNGRTTTQLSQRQRSTPLMENGKLSRVSSSPSLKELGSQSQIGTQENIHDPIEVNNSQEESTISENGNKPSPYVNSRKRKASSKGKTKENSTSSNPPMACEVGEDSNSKRMKTSEGEKVENGKVKAEEESKGGANSNDGGDEKQNKSNSKPPEAPKDYIHVRARRGQATDSHSLAERVRREKISERMKLLQDLVPGCNKVTGKALMLDEIINYVQSLQRQVEFLSMKLASVNTRVDFSIESLISKDMFQSNNSLAHPIFSQDSSAPSFYGQQHQQNPAIHNNISNGTVPHNSLDPLENALCQNLGMHLSSLNGFHEAASQYPLAFSEDDLHTIVQMGFGQTDNRKTPIQFQNLNGTNQLPL, encoded by the exons AtggaaaatcaatttttttcaaacaatAATCTTCATTTTGAACAATCACATCCAACATGGCAATCACTTTCACTTTCAtccgaacaacaacaacaacagaataATCAAGATTGTTTCTACACACCAACAGATCAATGTGTTCATCAATTCGATTCCGCGCTTAGCTCAATGGTATCTTCACCAGCAGCTTCCAACTCCAACATGTCAAATGAAAACTTTGTCATAAGAGAATTGATTGGAAAATTGGGAAACATTGGTAATTGTTCTGATGAGATCTCACACACTTTGGTTGCTGCAAACTCTTACATCAATAGCAATAACAATACTTCATGTTACAACACCCCTTTGAATTCTCCTCCTAAATTGAGCATTCAAAACATGAGTTTGAATTCGACGGTTGCCGAATTCTCAACCGATCCTGGTTTTGCTGAAAGAGCAGCAAAATTCTCTTGCTTTGGAAGTAGAAGTTTTAATGGAAGAACAACAACACAATTGAGTCAAAGGCAAAGATCTACTCCATTGATGGAAAATGGAAAACTCTCTAGAGTTTCAAGTAGTCCATCATTGAAAGAACTTGGATCTCAATCTCAAATTGGTACTCAAGAGAATATTCATGATCCAATTGAAGTTAACAATTCACAAGAAGAATCAACAATCTCTGAAAATGGTAACAAACCTTCTCCTTATGTGAATTCAAGGAAAAGAAAAGCATCATCCAAAGGAAAAACCAAAGAAAATTCAACTTCTAGTAACCCTCCAATG GCTTGTGAAGTTGGTGAAGATTCAAATTCAAAGCGCATGAAAACAAGTGAAGGTGAAAAAGTTGAAAATGGTAAAGTAAAAGCAGAGGAAGAGTCAAAAGGGGGTGCAAATAGTAATGATGGAGGTGATGAAAAACAGAATAAGAGTAACTCAAAACCTCCTGAGGCTCCAAAGGATTACATTCATGTCAGAGCAAGAAGAGGTCAAGCTACTGACAGCCATAGTCTTGCAGAAAGA GTAAGGAGGGAGAAAATAAGCGAAAGAATGAAACTTCTGCAAGATCTTGTACCGGGTTGCAATAAG GTTACTGGAAAAGCACTTATGCTTGATGAAATTATAAACTATGTGCAATCATTGCAGCGTCAAGTTGAG TTTCTATCTATGAAATTGGCTTCTGTCAACACAAGGGTGGATTTTAGTATTGAAAGCCTAATATCAAAAGAT atGTTTCAATCAAATAATTCTTTGGCACACCCAATATTCTCTCAAGATTCCTCAGCACCATCCTTTTATGGGCAACAACACCAGCAAAATCCAGCAATCCACAATAACATTTCTAATGGAACTGTGCCCCACAACTCATTGGACCCATTAGAAAATGCTTTATGCCAAAACCTTGGCATGCACTTATCTTCACTCAATGGATTCCATGAAGCTGCCTCTCAG taTCCATTAGCATTCTCTGAAGATGACCTCCACACAATTGTTCAAATGGGATTTGGACAAACTGACAATAGAAAAACACCAATACAATTTCAGAATTTGAACG GCACAAATCAACTACCCCTATGA